From the Triticum urartu cultivar G1812 unplaced genomic scaffold, Tu2.1 TuUngrouped_contig_4260, whole genome shotgun sequence genome, one window contains:
- the LOC125527574 gene encoding LRR receptor-like serine/threonine-protein kinase EFR, protein MTTLLFPGLFRFLCLFLGFSCSLPSLGICDETPSDRQALLCFKSQLSGPAGFLASWTNTSTEFCDWHGITCGVTSPRHVIALNLESQGISGTIAPCIAKLTWLTRLQLSNNSFHGAVPSELGLLSRLTNLNLSMNTLEGNIPPEISACSQLQILGLWNNSLRGEIPHSLSQCKRLQEINLGNNKLQGSIPPAFGDLPALRMLVLAKNMLTGTIPPSLGSSRHLTYVDLGTNALGGVIPQSLANSSSLQVLRLLSNGLTGELPKALLNTLSLGAICLEKNNFVGSIPSVTVASSPIKKLSLRFNNLSGGIPSSLGNLSSLVHLYLTNNHLVGSIPESLGYIPTLEILTLTTNNLSGQVPPSIFNMSSLKSLTIAENSLVGRLPFDIGYTLPNIQDLILSYNSFDGPIPSSLLKAYHLQRLDLNTNRFTGLIPFFGSLPNLVLLDLAINKLEADDWGFVSSLSKCSRLNMLALDGNNLNGKLPSSIGNLSNSLDYLWLSSNKISGPIPSEIGNLKSLIGLYMGDNLLTGNIPSTIGKLYKLVDLSFAQNRLSGQIPDTVGNLVQLSTLELDHNSFSGRIPASIGQCTQLTILNLAHNSLDGRIPSKILTISTLSKELDLSNNYLSGRMPDEVGSLLHLKKINMSNNRLTGNIPSTLGQCVDLEYLEMQNNFFAGRIPQTFSNLVSIKHMDISGNNLSGKVPEFLKSLKSLQGLNLSFNHFDGAVPTGGVFDNIGAVSLQGNDHLCTIVPMRGMSLCMALSDSKRKQKPLVLVLVILLPIVVATAILFSCMATIYRRKRMQANPHLQHDNAHVKKLEKISFEKISYEDLVRATDRFSSENLIGSGSFGRVYKGSLQFQADQVAIKIFDLDITGADRSFIAECEALRNVRHRNLVKIITSCSSVDHTGADFKALVFPYMPNGNLEMWLHLKDPEDGEKKILSLSQRTNIALDVAVALDYLHNQCAPPVIHCDLKPSNILLGLDMAAYVIDFGLARFLFSTANAHQDSSASLSRLKGSIGYIPPEYGMSEEISTKGDVYSFGVLLLQLIAGCSPTDEKFNDGISLHEFVDRAFTKNIREVVDPTMLQDSSNATDMMKNCVIPLLRIGLSCSMTSPKERPGMGQVSTEILRIKHVASDTCVSDEAKN, encoded by the exons ATGACAACTTTGTTGTTTCCAGGCCTTTTTCGGTTTCTCTGCCTCTTCCTGGGTTTCTCTTGCAGCCTACCATCATTAGGAATCTGCGATGAAACGCCGAGCGATAGACAAGCCCTCCTTTGCTTCAAATCCCAGCTCTCGGGTCCGGCTGGATTTCTAGCTTCATGGACCAACACGTCCACGGAGTTCTGCGACTGGCACGGAATCACCTGCGGCGTGACGTCCCCCCGGCATGTCATTGCGCTTAACCTTGAATCCCAAGGCATCTCAGGCACCATAGCACCTTGCATTGCCAAGCTCACTTGGCTGACAAGGCTCCAGCTGTCGAACAATAGCTTCCATGGCGCTGTGCCGTCCGAGCTTGGCCTCCTTAGCCGACTCACCAACCTCAACCTCAGCATGAACACTTTGGAAGGTAACATCCCACCTGAAATCTCTGCATGTTCCCAGCTCCAAATTCTGGGTTTGTGGAACAATTCCCTCCGTGGAGAGATCCCACATAGCCTTAGCCAGTGCAAGCGCCTTCAAGAGATTAACCTTGGCAACAACAAGCTCCAGGGGAGCATCCCTCCTGCTTTCGGAGACCTTCCTGCGCTGCGCATGCTAGTTCTTGCCAAAAACATGCTTACCGGCACCATACCTCCGTCTTTGGGCAGCAGTCGCCATCTCACATATGTCGATCTTGGGACGAATGCCCTCGGAGGGGTCATCCCACAGTCCTTGGCAAATAGTTCATCTCTTCAAGTACTTAGGCTCCTGAGCAATGGTCTTACTGGGGAACTCCCAAAGGCTCTGCTCAACACTTTGTCACTTGGTGCCATTTGCCTTGAAAAGAACAATTTTGTTGGTTCGATACCTTCTGTTACTGTCGCATCGTCCCCTATTAAGAAACTCTCTTTAAGGTTTAACAATCTTTCAGGAGGAATACCTTCCTCACTAGGGAACCTTTCTTCCCTAGTTCATCTTTATCTTACAAACAATCATTTAGTTGGGAGCATCCCAGAGAGCTTAGGTTATATTCCAACACTAGAGATATTGACCTTGACTACGAACAACTTATCTGGGCAGGTTCCACCGTCCATCTTCAATATGTCATCCCTGAAAAGTCTCACCATAGCAGAAAACTCACTTGTCGGCAGATTACCCTTTGACATTGGCTACACCCTCCCCAATATACAGGACCTAATACTCTCATATAACAGTTTTGATGGACCAATCCCATCCTCTCTTCTCAAAGCATACCACCTACAAAGGCTTGACCTGAACACTAATAGATTTACTGGACTCATACCATTCTTCGGCTCATTGCCAAATTTAGTGCTACTCGATTTGGCAATCAACAAACTAGAAGCAGATGATTGGGGCTTTGTCTCTTCACTATCTAAGTGCTCCAGACTGAACATGTTGGCCCTGGATGGGAACAATCTCAATGGGAAATTGCCAAGTTCTATTGGGAATCTTTCAAATAGTCTTGACTACTTGTGGCTAAGTAGCAACAAAATTTCTGGACCTATACCATCGGAGATTGGCAACCTCAAGAGCCTCATTGGCTTGTATATGGGTGACAATCTTCTCACCGGTAATATACCATCAACAATTGGGAAATTGTACAAATTGGTTGATCTATCCTTTGCGCAAAACAGGCTTTCGGGTCAGATTCCAGATACTGTTGGCAATCTTGTCCAGCTGAGCACGCTGGAATTGGATCATAACAGCTTCAGTGGAAGAATACCTGCAAGTATAGGACAATGCACTCAACTCACCATACTCAACCTTGCTCACAACTCACTAGATGGGCGTATACCAAGTAAAATCTTGACAATCTCTACGCTTTCTAAAGAGCTGGACTTGTCAAACAACTACTTGTCTGGTAGAATGCCAGATGAAGTTGGAAGTCTCCTTCATCTGAAGAAAATCAACATGTCAAATAACAGGTTGACTGGCAACATACCATCAACTCTCGGCCAGTGTGTTGATCTGGAGTATCTTGAGATGCAAAACAACTTCTTTGCAGGAAGAATTCCACAAACATTTTCCAACTTAGTCAGCATAAAACACATGGATATTTCTGGGAACAATTTGTCTGGAAAAGTACCAGAGTTCCTCAAATCCTTGAAATCACTGCAAGGCCTGAATTTATCCTTTAACCATTTTGATGGAGCAGTTCCGACAGGTGGTGTTTTTGACAACATTGGTGCAGTTTCACTCCAAGGAAATGATCATCTGTGTACAATTGTCCCGATGAGAGGTATGTCTCTTTGTATGGCTCTGTCTGACAGCAAAAGAAAGCAGAAGCCACTGGTTCTAGTCCTAGTGATTCTATTGCCAATTGTTGTTGCCACTGCAATCCTTTTCTCTTGTATGGCAACAATTTATAGGAGGAAACGGATGCAAGCAAATCCCCATTTGCAACATGACAATGCGCACGTAAAGAAGCTAGAGAAGATATCATTTGAGAAGATATCATATGAAGACTTGGTAAGGGCAACTGATAGGTTTTCTTCTGAAAACTTAATTGGTTCTGGATCATTTGGAAGGGTTTATAAGGGAAGTCTGCAGTTTCAAGCAGATCAAGTTGCCATCAAGATTTTTGACCTTGACATTACTGGGGCAGATAGGAGCTTCATAGCAGAGTGTGAAGCCCTAAGAAATGTTCGCCATCGGAATCTTGTAAAAATCATTACCTCATGCTCTTCTGTGGATCATACTGGGGCAGATTTCAAGGCCCTAGTGTTCCCATACATGCCAAATGGGAACCTAGAAATGTGGCTACATCTAAAAGATCCTGAAGATGGTGAAAAGAAAATTCTGAGTTTAAGCCAAAGGACTAACATAGCCTTGGATGTGGCAGTTGCTTTGGATTACCTTCACAATCAGTGTGCACCTCCAGTTATACACTGCGACTTGAAGCCAAGCAATATACTTCTGGGTCTTGACATGGCTGCGTACGTCATCGACTTTGGCCTAGCAAGATTCTTGTTCAGCACAGCAAATGCACATCAAGATAGTTCAGCAAGTTTGAGCCGCTTAAAAGGATCCATAGGATACATCCCACCAG AGTATGGAATGAGCGAAGAGATATCAACCAAGGGTGATGTCTATAGCTTCGGAGTGCTTCTGTTACAACTGATAGCAGGGTGTAGTCCAACTGATGAAAAATTCAACGATGGTATAAGCCTTCATGAATTTGTTGATAGAGCATTTACAAAGAATATTCGTGAGGTTGTTGACCCGACAATGCTACAAGATAGCAGCAATGCAACTGACATGATGAAGAATTGCGTCATCCCACTTTTAAGAATAGGCCTCTCTTGCTCCATGACATCACCCAAAGAGCGGCCAGGTATGGGACAAGTTTCTACTGAGATACTTAGAATAAAGCATGTGGCCTCAGACACATGCGTGTCTGATGAAGCAAAGAATTAG